In a genomic window of Amycolatopsis japonica:
- a CDS encoding enoyl-CoA hydratase: MTDQIHSSHDGGVAVLTIDAPATRNALTLDLSAQLAEAVSRAEADESVHALVVTGAPPAFCAGADLDTLASAREDGLRAIYDGFLSVARCSLPTIAAVGGAAVGAGLNLALAADVRIVGPKAKFVARFLDLGIHPGGGMTWMIQRLVGPQKATAMTLFGEVVGAEAAVECGLALRLVEGDLVEAARELAKPAVDAPRDVLLATKRTLRHTSALTDHSAAVDAEIEPQVASLTAPAFTERLARLRASMTGR; encoded by the coding sequence GTGACCGATCAGATCCACTCCAGCCATGACGGCGGCGTCGCCGTGCTCACCATCGACGCGCCCGCGACCCGCAACGCACTGACCCTCGACCTGTCCGCCCAGCTGGCCGAGGCTGTCTCACGCGCCGAAGCCGACGAGAGCGTCCACGCCTTGGTCGTCACCGGCGCGCCGCCGGCGTTCTGCGCGGGCGCCGACCTGGACACGCTCGCCAGCGCCCGGGAGGACGGGCTCCGCGCGATCTATGACGGTTTCCTCTCGGTGGCGCGGTGTTCCCTGCCGACGATCGCCGCCGTCGGCGGGGCGGCCGTGGGCGCCGGACTGAACCTCGCGCTCGCCGCGGACGTCCGCATCGTGGGACCGAAGGCGAAGTTCGTGGCCAGATTTCTCGATCTCGGCATCCATCCCGGCGGCGGGATGACGTGGATGATCCAGCGGCTCGTCGGCCCGCAGAAGGCCACGGCGATGACACTCTTCGGTGAGGTCGTCGGCGCCGAAGCCGCTGTCGAATGCGGGCTCGCGCTCCGGCTCGTCGAAGGAGATCTGGTCGAGGCCGCCCGTGAACTGGCGAAACCCGCCGTCGACGCTCCGCGAGACGTCCTTCTGGCGACGAAGCGCACGCTTCGTCACACCTCCGCACTGACCGACCATTCGGCCGCCGTCGACGCCGAGATCGAGCCTCAGGTGGCGTCACTCACCGCACCCGCGTTCACCGAAAGGCTCGCCAGGCTGCGGGCGTCGATGACCGGCCGCTGA
- a CDS encoding polyprenyl synthetase family protein, translating to MSSPAPGGAIEDLRASVGLQIADEQLLRTLATGLADVETLLREVVRSDVKAVEDAASHLVEAGGKRFRPLFTLLASQFGPKQGDQVVTAAAAVELVHLATLYHDDVMDEATMRRGAESVNARWDNTIAILTGDFLFAHASRLVADLGTDAARIIAETFGELVTGQMRETVGPADGDDAVEHYLTVIAQKTGSLIATSGRFGGMMSGAPDDYIDALRRFGDIIGTAFQISDDVIDIASASDELGKAQGTDLREGVRTLPMLYALADPATDPRLVELLSGPISDDKLVAEALGLLRASSGLERARETLSDYARRARAELAALPASPARDACESVADYLVARTH from the coding sequence GTGTCTTCACCTGCCCCAGGTGGTGCCATCGAGGACCTGCGCGCGTCCGTGGGGCTCCAGATCGCCGACGAGCAGCTCCTGCGCACCCTCGCGACCGGTCTCGCCGACGTCGAGACCCTGCTCCGCGAGGTCGTCCGCAGTGACGTCAAGGCCGTCGAGGACGCCGCTTCGCACCTGGTCGAGGCGGGGGGCAAACGATTCCGTCCGCTGTTCACGCTGCTGGCCTCGCAGTTCGGGCCGAAGCAGGGCGACCAGGTGGTCACCGCCGCCGCGGCCGTCGAGCTGGTGCACCTCGCGACGCTGTACCACGACGACGTGATGGACGAGGCGACGATGCGCCGCGGCGCGGAGAGCGTCAACGCCCGCTGGGACAACACCATCGCCATCCTGACCGGCGACTTCCTGTTCGCGCACGCCTCGCGGCTGGTCGCCGACCTCGGCACCGACGCGGCCCGGATCATCGCCGAGACCTTCGGCGAGCTGGTCACCGGTCAGATGCGCGAGACGGTCGGCCCGGCCGACGGAGACGACGCCGTCGAGCACTACCTCACGGTCATCGCGCAGAAGACCGGTTCGCTGATCGCCACCTCCGGCCGGTTCGGCGGGATGATGTCGGGCGCGCCCGACGACTACATCGACGCGCTTCGCCGCTTCGGCGACATCATCGGGACGGCGTTCCAGATCTCCGACGACGTCATCGACATCGCGTCCGCTTCCGACGAGCTCGGCAAGGCGCAGGGCACGGACCTGCGCGAAGGCGTCCGCACGCTTCCGATGCTGTACGCGCTGGCCGACCCGGCCACCGACCCGCGCCTGGTCGAGCTGCTGTCCGGCCCGATCTCCGACGACAAGCTCGTCGCCGAGGCCCTCGGCCTGCTGCGGGCCTCGTCCGGACTCGAACGCGCACGCGAAACTCTTTCCGACTACGCTCGTCGGGCGCGTGCCGAGCTCGCGGCGCTGCCCGCGTCGCCCGCCCGGGACGCCTGCGAATCGGTCGCCGACTACCTGGTCGCGCGAACGCATTGA
- the ddaH gene encoding dimethylargininase: protein MPELEQQPRVPTTRRYLMCPPRYFAVDYVINPWMDPSVPVSVDAAMAQWTELRDTYRRLGHTVEEIDAQPGLPDMVFAANSGTVVDGRVLGSRFRAPQRTAEAEHFRRWFVEHGYRDITMPEKINEAEGDFAWTGKVLLAGTGFRTDPAAHAEAQEVLGVPVVSLRLIDPSYYHLDTALFVLAEATDTTSAQIAYYPEAFSAGSRKVLERMFPDAVIADRADAECFGLNGVSDGRNVVLPVEATGLAARLTERGYEVVFLDISELRKAGGGPKCCTLEIRK from the coding sequence ATGCCGGAACTGGAGCAGCAGCCCCGTGTACCCACGACGCGCCGCTACCTCATGTGCCCGCCGCGGTACTTCGCGGTGGATTACGTCATCAACCCGTGGATGGACCCGTCGGTCCCGGTCAGCGTCGACGCCGCGATGGCGCAGTGGACCGAACTCCGCGACACCTACCGACGCCTCGGCCACACCGTCGAGGAGATCGACGCCCAGCCCGGCCTGCCCGACATGGTGTTCGCCGCGAACTCCGGCACCGTCGTCGACGGGCGGGTCCTCGGCTCGCGGTTCCGCGCCCCGCAGCGCACCGCCGAGGCCGAGCACTTCCGCCGCTGGTTCGTCGAGCACGGCTACCGCGACATCACCATGCCCGAGAAGATCAACGAAGCCGAAGGCGACTTCGCGTGGACCGGCAAGGTTCTCCTCGCCGGCACCGGCTTCCGCACCGACCCGGCCGCGCACGCCGAAGCGCAGGAGGTCCTCGGCGTCCCGGTCGTCTCGCTGCGGCTGATCGACCCGAGCTACTACCACCTCGACACCGCGCTGTTCGTGCTCGCCGAGGCGACCGACACGACGTCCGCCCAGATCGCCTACTACCCGGAGGCCTTCTCGGCCGGGTCGCGGAAGGTGCTGGAGCGGATGTTCCCCGACGCGGTAATCGCGGACCGTGCCGACGCGGAGTGCTTCGGCCTCAACGGGGTGTCCGACGGTCGCAACGTCGTCCTGCCGGTCGAGGCGACCGGATTGGCGGCGCGGCTGACCGAACGCGGCTACGAGGTCGTCTTCCTGGACATCTCCGAGCTGCGGAAGGCCGGCGGCGGCCCGAAGTGCTGCACCCTGGAGATCCGCAAGTAA
- a CDS encoding 2-oxoacid:ferredoxin oxidoreductase subunit beta, with protein sequence MTAIDLGIPTLGGLDLVPTETEPQKAKDYKSDQEVRWCPGCGDYVVLNAVQSFLPTLGLKRENIVFISGIGCSSRFPYYLNTYGMHSIHGRAPSIATGLATARPDLSVWVVTGDGDALSIGGNHLIHALRRNVNIKILLFNNRIYGLTKGQYSPTSGPGMVTKSTPMGSVDTPFNPLSLAIGAEASFVGRALDSDRKGLTEVLEAAAKHRGSALVEIYQNCPIFNDGAFDVLKDKDEAATRLIPLKAGEPIKFGPQGEYGVTRGNWAGLEVGKVANIGEENLVVHDPTIEDTAYAFALSRIGDQNLNHVPTGILRQVERPTYDDQARAQVAEAQAARKPDLQGLLRGKDTWTVV encoded by the coding sequence GTGACCGCGATCGACCTGGGGATCCCCACCCTCGGCGGCTTGGACCTTGTGCCGACCGAGACCGAACCGCAGAAGGCCAAGGACTACAAGTCGGACCAGGAGGTCCGCTGGTGTCCCGGCTGCGGTGACTACGTCGTGCTCAACGCCGTGCAGTCGTTCCTGCCGACGCTCGGCCTCAAGCGCGAGAACATCGTGTTCATCTCGGGCATCGGATGCTCGTCCCGGTTCCCGTACTACCTGAACACCTACGGCATGCACTCGATCCACGGCCGCGCGCCGTCGATCGCGACCGGGCTCGCGACCGCGCGACCGGATCTGTCGGTGTGGGTCGTCACCGGTGACGGCGACGCGCTGTCCATCGGCGGAAACCACCTGATCCACGCGCTGCGGCGCAACGTGAACATCAAGATCCTGCTGTTCAACAACCGGATCTACGGCCTCACCAAGGGCCAGTACTCGCCGACGTCCGGGCCGGGCATGGTCACGAAGTCCACCCCGATGGGCTCGGTCGACACCCCGTTCAACCCGCTTTCGCTGGCGATCGGCGCCGAGGCGTCGTTCGTGGGCCGCGCACTCGACTCGGACCGCAAGGGCCTCACCGAGGTGCTGGAAGCCGCCGCGAAGCACCGCGGGTCCGCGCTGGTGGAGATCTACCAGAACTGCCCGATCTTCAACGACGGCGCCTTCGACGTCCTCAAGGACAAGGACGAGGCCGCCACCCGGCTCATCCCGCTGAAGGCCGGCGAGCCGATCAAGTTCGGCCCGCAGGGCGAATACGGCGTCACGCGCGGCAACTGGGCCGGGCTGGAGGTCGGGAAGGTCGCGAACATCGGCGAGGAGAACCTCGTCGTGCACGACCCCACGATCGAGGACACGGCGTACGCGTTCGCGCTTTCGCGGATCGGCGACCAGAACCTGAACCACGTGCCGACCGGCATCCTGCGGCAGGTCGAGCGGCCGACCTACGACGACCAGGCGCGTGCCCAGGTCGCGGAGGCGCAGGCCGCCCGCAAGCCGGACCTTCAGGGCCTGCTGCGCGGCAAGGACACCTGGACCGTCGTGTAG
- a CDS encoding sunset domain-containing protein produces MSIFGQVWLWSLLAFVVGALLTWLVLVIPARKRIRELESSLATAHAETSRLPAGVSLGAGAAAVAGGTAYLTKPSHDDLDEEFAAVEEPKPAYPETLTEQEPAQQWTEPAEEPVQEVVEEPEHSPTATQTFEPEEEYEAEYRTAEQTEPELEPDPEPEPAAERTQYIPAALPEPEPEPEPENPYVAAATDYLQPASKLDLEPEPEPEPEPQPPLPGEGPYRSRLEMQLDPEGVETQPEPVSLFSPASRVETEQAPVETNWFEREEELHDPPAYAFGSDEEAKAGHLDSEPETPAEATQVLPKRTPRGAVRGGFEPPQPIQPSMRAIERREPELSGGQSGSLFEPAVQPGDAMPAPEPPPARQVSAPVAESVPPGPFGPGSAMPRPGGGRPADDFAVKASVTALRYCTEDSQQFPKMVAEVWFRTAADAERVGFRPLT; encoded by the coding sequence ATGTCCATTTTCGGACAGGTTTGGCTGTGGAGTCTGCTGGCGTTCGTCGTCGGCGCGCTGCTCACCTGGCTGGTGCTGGTGATCCCGGCGCGCAAGCGCATCCGTGAGCTCGAAAGCTCGCTGGCCACCGCGCACGCCGAGACGTCCCGGCTGCCCGCCGGGGTGAGCCTCGGCGCGGGTGCCGCGGCCGTCGCCGGCGGCACCGCGTACCTCACGAAGCCGTCGCACGACGATCTGGACGAGGAGTTCGCGGCGGTCGAGGAGCCGAAGCCCGCGTACCCCGAGACGCTCACCGAGCAGGAGCCCGCGCAGCAGTGGACCGAGCCTGCCGAGGAGCCTGTTCAGGAAGTTGTCGAGGAGCCGGAGCACTCCCCGACCGCGACGCAGACCTTCGAGCCCGAAGAAGAGTACGAGGCCGAGTACCGCACAGCGGAGCAGACGGAGCCAGAGCTCGAACCCGACCCGGAGCCGGAGCCCGCGGCCGAGCGGACGCAGTACATCCCGGCGGCCCTGCCGGAGCCGGAACCCGAGCCCGAGCCGGAGAACCCGTACGTCGCAGCCGCGACCGATTATCTCCAGCCCGCGTCGAAGCTGGACCTCGAGCCGGAGCCGGAACCCGAGCCGGAACCCCAGCCGCCGTTGCCGGGCGAAGGGCCGTACCGGTCCCGTCTGGAGATGCAGCTGGACCCCGAAGGCGTCGAGACGCAGCCGGAGCCGGTGTCGCTGTTCAGCCCCGCGTCGCGCGTGGAGACGGAGCAGGCGCCCGTCGAGACCAACTGGTTCGAGCGGGAAGAGGAGCTGCACGACCCGCCCGCGTACGCGTTCGGGTCGGACGAAGAAGCGAAGGCCGGGCACCTCGACTCGGAGCCCGAGACGCCCGCCGAAGCCACGCAGGTGCTGCCCAAGCGCACGCCGCGGGGCGCGGTCCGCGGCGGTTTCGAGCCGCCTCAGCCGATCCAGCCGTCGATGCGGGCGATCGAACGCCGTGAGCCGGAGCTGTCCGGTGGGCAGAGCGGTTCGCTGTTCGAACCCGCCGTCCAGCCGGGCGACGCGATGCCGGCGCCGGAGCCTCCGCCCGCGCGGCAGGTCTCCGCTCCGGTGGCCGAGTCCGTTCCGCCGGGCCCGTTCGGTCCCGGTTCGGCGATGCCGCGGCCGGGTGGTGGCCGTCCGGCCGACGACTTCGCGGTCAAGGCCAGCGTGACGGCTCTGCGGTACTGCACCGAGGACTCGCAGCAGTTCCCGAAGATGGTCGCGGAGGTCTGGTTCCGGACCGCCGCCGACGCGGAGCGAGTGGGCTTCCGTCCCCTTACCTGA
- a CDS encoding Lrp/AsnC family transcriptional regulator, with protein sequence MNTIDQRIVSCLMANARSSYADIGKVVGLSAPAVKRRVDRLLETGVLRGFTAVVDPEALGWGTEAFVEMTCNGNITPARIRARLEPLPEVVAAYTVSGAADAIVHLRASDIHHLETALERLRGLEIVDRTVSTVVLSRLLERPPTPEA encoded by the coding sequence GTGAACACCATCGACCAGCGAATCGTTTCATGCCTGATGGCCAATGCGAGGTCCAGCTACGCCGACATCGGCAAAGTCGTCGGCCTGTCCGCGCCCGCGGTGAAACGACGGGTCGACAGACTGCTCGAAACCGGGGTCCTGCGCGGGTTCACCGCGGTCGTGGACCCCGAGGCGCTGGGCTGGGGCACCGAGGCCTTCGTCGAGATGACCTGCAACGGCAACATCACCCCGGCCCGGATCCGGGCCCGGCTGGAACCGTTGCCCGAGGTCGTCGCGGCCTACACGGTGTCCGGCGCGGCCGATGCGATCGTCCATCTGCGCGCTTCGGACATCCACCACCTGGAGACCGCGCTGGAACGGCTGCGCGGACTGGAGATCGTCGACCGCACGGTGTCCACCGTCGTCCTGTCCCGGCTACTGGAGCGCCCGCCGACGCCCGAAGCGTGA
- a CDS encoding 2-oxoacid:acceptor oxidoreductase subunit alpha — MSTSANGNGSLSAVRPTEVAKLDRVVIRFAGDSGDGMQLTGDRFTSEAAAFGNDLSTMPNFPAEIRAPQGTIPGVSSFQVHFADYDILTPGDRPDVLVAMNPAALKANLADVPAGGTIILNTDEFSKRNLVKVGFENDPLDDDTLSAYQVHRVAMSTLTRGALEETGLSKKDAERAKNMFALGLLSWMYHRPTEGTERFLREKFAKKSDIAEANILAFRAGWNYGETTESFATTYEVAPAKLNQGTYRQITGNTALAYGLVAAGQQSGLQILLGTYPITPASDILHELSKHKNYGILTFQAEDEIAGIGAALGASYGGALGVTSTSGPGVALKSEAIGLAVMTELPLVVVDVQRGGPSTGLPTKTEQADLLQAMFGRNGESPVPIVAPLSPADCFDAALEATRIALKYRTPVFLLSDGAIANGSEPWLIPNVEDLPDLRVEFATEPNAEDGSGEFWPYVRDPETLAREWALPGAAGLQHRIGGLEKADKTGHISYDPDNHDKMVRLRQAKIDGVDVPDLVVDDPSGGKARVLALGWGSSYGPIGAACRRVRKDGMPIAQAHLRHLNPFPGNLGDVLRSYDTVVVPEMNLGQLSMLLRAKYLVDVKSYTKVAGLPFKAEELQGVFTEIITSTEGAK, encoded by the coding sequence ATGAGCACGAGTGCGAACGGCAACGGCTCCTTGTCGGCCGTCAGGCCCACCGAGGTCGCCAAGCTGGACCGGGTGGTCATCCGGTTCGCCGGCGACTCCGGTGACGGCATGCAGCTGACGGGCGACAGGTTCACCTCGGAAGCGGCCGCCTTCGGCAACGACCTGTCGACCATGCCGAACTTCCCCGCGGAGATCCGCGCACCACAGGGCACCATCCCGGGCGTCTCGAGCTTCCAGGTGCACTTCGCCGACTACGACATCCTGACCCCGGGCGACCGGCCGGACGTCCTCGTCGCGATGAACCCCGCCGCCTTGAAGGCGAACCTCGCCGACGTCCCGGCCGGTGGGACGATCATCCTCAACACCGACGAGTTCTCGAAGCGGAACCTGGTCAAGGTCGGCTTCGAGAACGACCCCCTCGACGACGACACCCTTTCGGCCTATCAAGTCCACCGGGTCGCCATGTCGACGTTGACCAGGGGCGCGCTCGAAGAAACCGGACTGTCCAAAAAGGACGCCGAACGCGCGAAGAACATGTTCGCGCTCGGCCTGCTCTCCTGGATGTACCACCGGCCGACCGAAGGCACGGAACGCTTCCTGCGCGAGAAGTTCGCGAAGAAGTCCGACATCGCCGAGGCCAACATCCTGGCCTTCCGCGCCGGCTGGAACTACGGCGAGACGACGGAGTCGTTCGCGACGACGTACGAGGTCGCGCCCGCGAAGCTGAACCAGGGCACGTACCGCCAGATCACCGGGAACACCGCGCTGGCGTACGGGCTGGTCGCCGCCGGGCAGCAGTCGGGCCTGCAGATCCTGCTGGGCACATACCCGATCACCCCGGCGTCGGACATCCTCCACGAGCTGTCCAAGCACAAGAACTACGGCATCCTCACCTTCCAGGCCGAGGACGAGATCGCCGGTATCGGCGCGGCGCTCGGAGCCTCCTACGGCGGTGCCCTGGGCGTCACCTCGACGTCCGGTCCCGGTGTCGCGCTGAAGTCCGAGGCCATCGGCCTCGCGGTGATGACCGAACTGCCGCTGGTCGTCGTCGACGTCCAGCGCGGCGGCCCGTCGACCGGTCTGCCGACCAAGACCGAACAGGCCGACCTGCTGCAGGCGATGTTCGGCCGCAACGGCGAATCGCCGGTGCCGATCGTCGCGCCGCTGTCCCCCGCGGACTGCTTCGACGCGGCGCTGGAGGCCACCCGGATCGCGCTCAAGTACCGCACGCCGGTGTTCCTGCTGTCGGACGGCGCGATCGCGAACGGCTCCGAGCCGTGGCTGATCCCGAACGTCGAGGATCTGCCGGATCTGCGCGTGGAATTCGCCACCGAGCCGAATGCCGAGGACGGTTCCGGGGAATTCTGGCCGTATGTACGCGACCCCGAGACCCTCGCCCGCGAGTGGGCGCTGCCGGGCGCCGCCGGGCTGCAGCATCGCATCGGCGGGCTGGAGAAGGCCGACAAGACCGGCCACATCTCCTACGACCCGGACAACCACGACAAGATGGTCCGGCTGCGCCAGGCCAAGATCGACGGCGTCGACGTCCCCGACCTCGTCGTCGACGATCCGAGCGGCGGCAAGGCACGGGTGCTGGCGCTCGGCTGGGGCTCGTCCTACGGACCGATCGGCGCCGCGTGCCGCCGCGTCCGCAAGGACGGCATGCCGATCGCGCAGGCGCATCTGCGCCACCTCAACCCGTTCCCCGGCAACCTCGGCGACGTACTCCGTTCGTACGACACCGTCGTCGTCCCGGAAATGAACCTCGGCCAGCTTTCGATGCTCTTGAGGGCCAAGTATCTCGTCGACGTGAAGTCGTACACGAAGGTCGCCGGGCTGCCCTTCAAGGCCGAAGAGCTGCAAGGCGTCTTCACGGAGATCATCACCAGTACGGAGGGGGCGAAGTGA